In Desulfosediminicola ganghwensis, a single window of DNA contains:
- a CDS encoding rhamnan synthesis F family protein, which produces MSADVCIEPFPDGYNENVASAVLDDFLARGLIDFAIVNSIVSRSVLRILAEHYIPSVCLIHEFPTYIRPKNASLQVQLWATRTIYSARLVYENTAEQCPELKESNALIIPQGKCSPPENDTHSGSLSDPLATIEDALDLLKSYQLPDGAILIIGVGTVEFRKGVDLFIDCASRLLHACTDLPLLFAWIGPGYDPESDLNYSTFLKDQIHRLGLTDKFVFTGHIQQIGKIYEMADVLFLSSRLDPLPNTAIEAMSSGVPVVCFQNASGIADVLTDFNMDRECVVPYLRTDLAAQKIAALCNKTALRTYVGNTLKKQASSTFDMGNYSGQLADIALNCTQTVNKEKEECLRLINSDLIDLSFFPPPTLGPLTQQQAARLFVRSWRSGVQRRKPFPGFHPGIYAELNDVDLSSSTPLIHFIDAGRPKGRWRSRLISPSKNSCFENPELNSQLKIGLHIHCYYPELLSGLIEQISRQPLKQFDLLVSTTTDDGFRLAKKVTDSWQSGKAICRKVPNKGRDIGPFLTEFGDRIINDYDIIGHFHTKKSLAVADNGVVQVWVDYLLEHLIGANHHMIPTILDAFARSPKLGLVFPEDPYIVGWSANHHTARQLAEELGIEDIGYKFFNFPVGNMFWARPEALSSLFLRNFQWDDYPEEPLANDGSLLHALERMIPLIVQKHGFRHALTYIPGMTR; this is translated from the coding sequence ATGTCCGCAGATGTATGCATTGAGCCATTCCCCGATGGTTACAATGAAAATGTGGCCTCAGCTGTTCTCGATGATTTCCTGGCCAGAGGCTTAATCGATTTTGCTATTGTAAACAGTATCGTTTCAAGATCAGTTCTTCGCATACTCGCCGAGCATTACATCCCGTCTGTATGTCTGATCCACGAATTTCCAACATATATCCGGCCTAAAAATGCATCATTGCAGGTACAGTTATGGGCCACCAGAACAATTTACTCTGCGAGACTGGTTTACGAAAACACTGCTGAGCAGTGTCCTGAATTGAAAGAGTCAAACGCACTTATCATCCCTCAGGGAAAGTGTTCTCCGCCTGAAAATGACACACATTCAGGATCGCTATCTGATCCTCTAGCTACTATTGAGGATGCACTTGACCTTCTAAAGTCTTACCAATTACCTGATGGTGCCATACTCATCATTGGCGTAGGTACCGTTGAGTTTCGCAAAGGGGTCGACCTATTTATAGATTGCGCCAGTCGACTACTTCATGCTTGTACTGATCTTCCCCTGCTTTTTGCATGGATTGGACCCGGCTATGATCCTGAATCAGACCTGAATTATTCAACCTTTCTAAAAGATCAGATACATAGACTCGGCTTGACCGATAAATTCGTTTTTACCGGACATATCCAACAAATAGGTAAAATTTACGAAATGGCAGATGTGCTCTTTTTAAGCTCTCGTCTCGACCCATTACCTAACACCGCTATAGAAGCTATGAGTTCAGGTGTGCCTGTTGTATGTTTTCAGAACGCCTCTGGAATAGCCGATGTTCTCACCGACTTTAACATGGATCGCGAATGTGTCGTTCCTTATCTTAGAACCGATCTGGCGGCTCAAAAAATTGCCGCGCTATGTAACAAAACCGCACTTAGGACTTATGTAGGGAACACTCTTAAAAAGCAGGCCTCCAGCACTTTTGATATGGGTAACTACTCAGGGCAACTTGCAGATATTGCGCTTAACTGCACCCAAACAGTCAATAAAGAAAAGGAAGAGTGTCTTCGTCTCATCAACAGTGACCTTATTGATCTCTCTTTTTTCCCCCCCCCTACTTTGGGTCCGCTTACTCAGCAACAGGCCGCCCGCTTATTCGTGCGCTCATGGCGAAGCGGTGTGCAGCGCAGAAAACCTTTTCCAGGCTTCCATCCCGGGATCTATGCCGAACTAAATGATGTCGATTTATCCAGCTCAACCCCCCTCATTCACTTTATTGATGCAGGCAGACCAAAAGGCCGTTGGCGATCCCGGCTGATTAGTCCCTCAAAAAATAGCTGTTTTGAAAATCCTGAACTGAATAGCCAGCTAAAGATAGGCCTCCATATCCATTGCTATTACCCTGAATTACTTTCGGGGTTGATTGAGCAAATTAGCAGGCAACCACTCAAGCAATTCGACCTGCTTGTAAGTACAACGACTGACGATGGCTTCCGCCTAGCTAAAAAGGTGACTGACTCCTGGCAATCAGGCAAAGCAATCTGCCGTAAAGTCCCTAATAAAGGTCGTGATATCGGTCCATTTTTAACTGAGTTCGGCGACAGAATCATCAACGATTACGATATAATTGGCCATTTCCATACAAAAAAAAGCCTTGCTGTTGCTGATAATGGGGTAGTTCAGGTCTGGGTTGATTATCTGCTAGAGCATCTGATTGGCGCAAATCATCATATGATACCGACAATCCTTGATGCTTTTGCGAGAAGCCCAAAGCTTGGACTCGTCTTCCCCGAAGATCCATACATTGTCGGGTGGTCAGCCAATCATCACACAGCCAGACAATTAGCCGAAGAACTGGGAATTGAAGATATAGGTTATAAATTCTTTAACTTCCCGGTCGGCAACATGTTTTGGGCTCGCCCGGAGGCTTTGTCATCACTATTTCTGCGCAACTTTCAATGGGATGATTACCCAGAGGAGCCATTGGCTAACGATGGCTCCCTCCTTCACGCCCTTGAGAGGATGATCCCATTAATAGTACAAAAGCACGGATTTCGACACGCCTTGACCTATATACCAGGAATGACGAGGTAA